A single window of Sphingobacterium sp. ML3W DNA harbors:
- a CDS encoding DUF3408 domain-containing protein, which translates to MKKDKKNRNAIVSGNSSDTVSNTTKTTYENTFMQMNKMQKRGNKSIYLSPEHHERLTRIVQIIGDDKIPLFAYLNNILEHHFKVFEDMITKEFNEKYKGLF; encoded by the coding sequence ATGAAGAAAGATAAAAAGAACAGGAATGCTATTGTATCCGGCAACAGCTCCGATACAGTTAGCAATACGACTAAAACAACCTATGAAAACACATTTATGCAAATGAATAAAATGCAGAAAAGAGGCAATAAAAGTATATACCTAAGTCCTGAACATCACGAACGTTTAACCCGCATTGTACAGATTATAGGCGATGATAAAATACCCTTGTTTGCCTATCTCAATAATATTCTTGAACATCATTTTAAAGTGTTTGAAGATATGATTACAAAGGAGTTCAACGAAAAATACAAAGGCTTATTTTAA
- a CDS encoding DUF3408 domain-containing protein gives MASNNKNNDFEKPNVDEEYLMNIISGDEPVATPSNNKQQDVPKETKTREKARNSSSKKADYEETFLVNRFPSGRNGKVVYIRPEYHERLLRIVQLTREERTTLYSYIDNILENHFREYGDDITNYFNEHFKPIL, from the coding sequence ATGGCTTCAAACAACAAAAATAACGATTTTGAAAAGCCCAATGTTGATGAGGAATATCTTATGAACATTATAAGTGGCGATGAGCCTGTTGCTACACCAAGCAATAATAAACAGCAGGATGTACCAAAGGAAACAAAGACCAGGGAAAAAGCCCGTAACAGTTCATCAAAGAAAGCGGATTATGAGGAAACCTTTTTGGTCAATCGGTTTCCATCGGGGCGTAACGGAAAGGTGGTTTACATACGCCCTGAATACCACGAAAGATTGCTCCGCATCGTTCAACTGACAAGGGAAGAAAGAACTACGCTCTACTCTTACATTGACAACATTCTTGAAAATCATTTCAGGGAGTACGGGGACGATATTACCAATTATTTCAACGAACATTTTAAACCCATTCTATAA
- a CDS encoding ParA family protein, which translates to METTKKTLKISFSTQKGGVGKSTMTTLLASVLHYRLGFNVLVLDCDFPQHSLNNMRERDKRTIMQNDYHKKAAMKQFQAINKKAYPIIKCKAETALEKASEYRSQSAVVPDVIFFDLPGTANTKGVLTTLKKMDFIFSPITADRLVVESTLGFTKAFLGLPQTDEGNPEQEMWLFWNQVDGREKTGLYDAYQSVIKELNLPIMETRIMDSKRFRKETDDTGSYVFRSSLLPAEPQLMKATKMDLFVEEFLKITHL; encoded by the coding sequence ATGGAAACAACAAAGAAAACTTTAAAAATCAGCTTCTCCACCCAAAAGGGCGGTGTGGGAAAATCTACGATGACAACCCTGTTGGCAAGTGTTCTTCACTACCGTTTAGGTTTTAATGTGCTGGTATTGGATTGCGACTTTCCGCAACACAGCCTGAACAACATGCGTGAACGGGATAAGAGAACAATAATGCAGAACGACTACCATAAAAAAGCGGCAATGAAGCAGTTTCAAGCCATCAACAAAAAAGCGTACCCGATTATTAAATGCAAAGCTGAAACGGCTCTGGAGAAAGCTTCGGAATATAGAAGCCAGTCGGCGGTTGTACCAGATGTGATTTTCTTCGACCTGCCGGGAACAGCCAACACCAAAGGCGTTCTGACCACCTTAAAAAAAATGGACTTTATCTTTTCGCCCATTACTGCCGACCGTTTGGTAGTGGAAAGTACATTGGGCTTTACCAAAGCCTTTCTCGGACTTCCCCAAACGGACGAGGGCAATCCCGAACAAGAGATGTGGCTGTTTTGGAATCAAGTGGACGGCAGGGAAAAAACAGGTTTGTATGATGCATATCAAAGTGTCATCAAAGAACTCAACCTGCCCATAATGGAAACAAGAATAATGGACAGCAAGCGTTTCCGAAAGGAAACAGACGACACAGGCAGTTATGTATTCCGGTCAAGTTTGCTGCCTGCCGAACCACAGTTAATGAAAGCAACCAAAATGGATTTATTTGTCGAGGAGTTTTTAAAAATCACTCATCTATAA
- the mobA gene encoding conjugal transfer protein MobA has product MNDNSNKKHNKGGRTPKTDPSIHRHVFRLTDEENAKFLSLFEASGMPNKAKFIIFLLFSKEIKSVKIDKGTIDFYMRLTSFHSQFRSVGVNYNQIVKLLYRHFSEKKAAAFLYKLEKQTAEMAMLCQKIIQISEEFEAKYLKKQP; this is encoded by the coding sequence ATGAATGATAACAGTAACAAAAAACATAATAAGGGCGGACGGACACCTAAAACCGACCCAAGCATCCACCGTCACGTTTTCCGTCTTACAGACGAAGAGAATGCCAAATTTTTATCGCTTTTTGAAGCATCTGGAATGCCCAATAAAGCAAAGTTTATCATTTTCCTGCTGTTCAGTAAGGAAATAAAATCGGTTAAGATTGACAAAGGAACAATTGATTTTTATATGCGGTTGACTTCGTTTCACAGTCAATTCCGTTCCGTAGGCGTGAATTATAATCAGATTGTAAAGCTGTTGTACCGTCATTTTTCAGAGAAAAAGGCGGCGGCATTTCTCTACAAACTGGAAAAACAGACGGCTGAAATGGCGATGTTATGCCAAAAAATCATTCAGATAAGTGAGGAATTTGAGGCGAAGTATCTGAAAAAACAGCCTTAG
- the mobB gene encoding conjugal transfer protein MobB, which produces MIAKIGRSGNLYGALAYNQLKVVNENGQILFANKIIETANGHYSVAQLAQSFAPYLIANRNTEKHTLHISLNPDPKDTVSDDKFREMAQEYMQEMGYGQQPFLVFKHTDIDRTHIHIVSVCVDEEGKKISDKFEKRRSMNVCRELERKHDLIPATDKGHQQNNKVLSPVDYQTGDIKSQIASVVRHLPNYYKYQTLGEYNALLSLFNITTEKVEGELQGEMKQGLLYIPLNKNSERAGHAFKASLFGKDAGLLALELHFTKCKADLKDHPTKKTLQSSVTLALKTTGDEQAFKKQLSEQGINVVVRRNDTGRIYGITFIDHNSKAVWNGSRLATELSANTFNDYWNNNIKPDIKESTVLQPKLFTSNDADLPAAEPHHLFDFLTTDKHEDGLIEALGGLLPEAQDEDYEEQNFANKMKKKRKRRRNQ; this is translated from the coding sequence ATGATAGCGAAAATTGGTAGAAGCGGAAATTTATATGGTGCATTGGCGTACAATCAGCTCAAAGTGGTGAATGAAAACGGGCAAATTTTGTTCGCCAATAAAATCATTGAAACCGCTAACGGTCATTATTCCGTTGCACAATTAGCACAATCTTTTGCTCCTTACCTGATAGCCAACCGTAATACAGAAAAGCATACGTTGCATATTTCTCTCAATCCTGACCCAAAAGATACCGTTAGTGATGATAAATTCCGTGAAATGGCACAAGAATATATGCAGGAAATGGGGTACGGGCAACAGCCTTTTCTGGTATTTAAACATACCGATATTGACCGTACGCATATTCATATTGTATCGGTTTGCGTGGATGAAGAGGGCAAAAAGATTTCAGATAAATTTGAGAAAAGAAGGTCTATGAATGTGTGTCGTGAACTCGAAAGAAAACATGATTTGATTCCTGCAACAGATAAGGGACATCAGCAAAATAACAAAGTTCTTAGTCCAGTAGATTATCAAACTGGCGATATAAAAAGTCAAATCGCTTCGGTAGTTCGTCACCTCCCGAATTATTATAAATATCAGACTTTGGGAGAATACAATGCCTTGCTTTCCCTTTTCAATATTACCACCGAAAAAGTGGAAGGTGAATTGCAGGGCGAAATGAAACAGGGTTTATTGTATATTCCTTTAAATAAAAATAGCGAAAGAGCCGGACATGCGTTTAAGGCTTCTTTGTTTGGTAAAGATGCAGGGCTTCTGGCTTTGGAATTGCATTTTACAAAATGCAAAGCGGATTTGAAAGACCACCCTACCAAAAAGACCTTACAATCATCCGTTACCCTTGCTCTGAAAACCACGGGCGATGAACAAGCATTTAAAAAGCAGTTATCGGAACAGGGCATTAACGTAGTCGTGCGCCGGAATGATACAGGACGTATTTATGGTATCACATTTATTGACCACAATTCAAAAGCAGTTTGGAACGGTTCACGTTTGGCAACAGAACTTTCTGCCAACACCTTTAATGATTATTGGAACAATAACATCAAACCAGATATTAAAGAATCTACCGTTTTACAACCCAAACTATTCACATCAAATGATGCGGATCTTCCTGCGGCAGAACCACACCATTTGTTCGACTTCTTAACGACGGACAAACACGAAGACGGTTTAATTGAAGCATTAGGTGGCTTGCTACCCGAAGCCCAGGACGAAGATTACGAGGAACAGAACTTTGCAAATAAGATGAAGAAGAAACGCAAACGCAGAAGAAATCAATAA